A region from the Falco peregrinus isolate bFalPer1 chromosome 19, bFalPer1.pri, whole genome shotgun sequence genome encodes:
- the PA2G4 gene encoding proliferation-associated protein 2G4, translated as MSGEEEAAELTIAEDLVVTKYKMGGDIANRVLRAVVEAANSGASVLCLCEKGDAMIMEETGKIFKKEKEMKKGIAFPTSISVNNCVCHFSPLKSDQDYILKDGDLVKIDLGVHVDGFIANVAHSFVIDASKENPVSGRKADVIKAAHLCAEAALRLVKPGNQNTQVTDAWNKIAHSFHCTPIEGMLSHQLKQHVIDGEKTIIQNPTDQQKKDHEKAEFEVHEVYAVDVLVSSGEGKAKDAGQRTTIYKRDPSKQYGLKMKTSRAFFSEVERRFDTMPFTLRAFEDEKKARMGVVECAKHELLQPFNVLYEKEGEFVAQFKFTVLLMPNGPMRITSGPFEPELYKSEFEVQDGELKALLQSSASRKTQKKKKKKASKNAENATTGETAEENEAGD; from the exons GGGTCCTGCGTGCGGTGGTTGAAGCAGCCAATTCCGGAGCGTCGGTTCTCTGCCTGTGCGAGAAGGGAGATGCCATGATCATGGAAGAGACTGGCAAGattttcaagaaggaaaaagaaatgaaaaaag GTATTGCCTTCCCGACGAGTATATCAGTAAATAACTGTGTCTGTCACTTCTCCCCCCTGAAGAGTGACCAAGACTACATCCTCAAAGACGGAGACTTGGTCAAAAT TGACTTGGGAGTCCATGTTGATGGCTTCATAGCGAATGTAGCACACAGTTTTGTCATAGACGCCTCAAAG gaAAACCCTGTGTCAGGCCGTAAAGCTGATGTCATCAAGGCGGCTCATCTCTGTGCCGAAGCTGCTCTGCGCTTGGTAAAGCCTGGAAACCAG AACACACAAGTGACAGACGCGTGGAACAAAATAGCCCACTCGTTTCACTGCACGCCGATTGAAG GGATGCTGTCACACCAGCTGAAACAGCATGTGATCGATGGAGAGAAAACAATCATCCAGAACCCTACAGACCAGCAAAA gaAGGAccatgaaaaagcagaatttgaggTCCACGAAGTTTACGCTGTTGATGTTCTTGTCAGCAGTGGAGAGGGAAAG GCAAAGGATGCTGGACAGAGAACTACAATttacaaaagggatccctccaAACAATATGGCTTGAAGATGAAAACCTCCCGTGCCTTTTTCAGTGAGGTGGAGAGGCGCTTTGATACTATGCCATTTACTCTCAG GGCATTTGAGGATGAGAAGAAGGCCAGGATGGGGGTGGTGGAATGCGCCAAACACgagctgctccagcctttcAATGTCCTCTACGAAAAGGAAG GAGAGTTTGTTGCACAGTTCAAATTCACAGTGCTTTTAATGCCCAACGGTCCCATGAGGATAACCAGCGGCCCCTTTGAACCCGAGCTCTATAAGTCGGAGTTTGAGGTGCAAGATGGAGAACTGAAg GCCCTTCTACAAAGTTCTGCAAGCCGGAAGacccagaaaaagaagaaaaagaag GCCTCCAAGAATGCAGAGAATGCCACCACGGGAGAAACAGCGGAAGAGAATGAGGCTGGCGACTGA